The stretch of DNA TGGTGCTGATGACCGGCATCCTGCTGGTCGGGGTGGTCCTGAACGCCGTCATCCCGGAGGACGTCTTCCTGCTGATCGCCTCGATCGCCACCTTCGCCACGGTGTGGGTCTGGGCCATGATCCTCGCCTCGCACGTGGCGATGAAGCGCGAGATCACCCGCAAGGGGCTGCCGGCGTCGGAATTCCCGTCGCCGTGGTGGCCCGCCGCTTCCGTGCTGACCATCGTCTTCATGGCCCTGGTGATCGGAATCCTTGGCGCCTTCGAGGACACCCGGGTGGCCCTCTACGTGGGCGCCGTCTGGCTCGGCCTGCTGGTGCTCGCCTACCGGTTCTGGGTCCGCGGCCACGGCCGGGTCCGCGCGGAACTGGCGGACGAAACCTCGCAGCTCCAGCAGGTGCCCGCCCCACGATAGCCCCGGCGCCGCCCGGCCGGTCGCCCGGCTCCCCGCACCGCCGGGCGGCTGGCGGACTACCGCGCGGACCAGCCGCCGTCCATCGTGTAGCTGGCGCCGGTGACCATGCCGGCGTCGTCCGACGCGAGCCACGCCGCCAGGGACGCCACTTCCTCCGGCTCCACGAGACGCTTGATCGCTGATTCGGTCAGCATGATCTTGGCGAGGACCTCGGACTCCGGGATGCCGTGGACCTTGGCCTGGTCGACGAGCTGCGCCTCGACCAGCGGCGTCCGGACATAGCCGGGGTTGATGCAGTTGGACGTGACGCCGTGGGCCCCGCCCTCCAGCGCGGTCACCTTGCTGAGGCCTTCCAGCCCGTGCTTGGCGGAAACGTAAGCGCTCTTGAACGGCGAGGCCCGCAGGCCGTGCACGGAGGAGAGGTTGATGATCCGTCCGAAGCCGTTGGCGTACATGTGCGGCAGCGCGGCCCGGATGAGCAGGAACGGCGCCTCGAGCATCAGCGTGATGATCCGGCGGAAGTCGGCGGGATCGAACTCCTCGATGGGGCTGATGCGCTGGATCCCCGCGTTGTTGACGAGGATGTCGCAGTCCAGGCTGAGGGCCTGGAGCGCCCCGACGTCGAGGAGGTCGACGGCCCAGGAAGTGCCGCCGACCTCATCGGCGAGGGCTGCGGCGGCGGACTCGTCCACATCCGCGATCACCACCTTGGCGCCCCGCGAGGCCAGGGCGCGGACGCTGGCCGCGCCGATCCCGCCGGCACCGCCGGTGACCAGGGCCTTGCGTCCGTTCAGCGTGTTTTCCATAACTCAGCCTTCCCTATCAAAAATCGAATGAGGCGGCCGGCTCCAGCGTGGCTGGAGCCGGCCCAAACTCAAGCAGTTCAGCGCGCCGCAGCGACGGCAAGGCCTTCACGTTCGGCGTCGGCCCGGTCCACTTCCTCCAGCGCAATGCCCTTGGTTTCCTTCAAGGTGAGCACCGCGACGGCGGTGATGGCGCAGGCCACAAGGAGGTAGATCGCGGTGGGCAGCCAGGAGCCGGTGTCCTTGAGCCACTGGGTGGCCAGCAGCGGCGCCAGCGAGCCGGCGAAGATCGAGGTGACCTGCGAGCCGAGCGAGACGCCGGCGTAGCGCATCCGGGTCGGGAACAGCTCGGCCATCAGGGCCGGCTGCCCGGCGTACATGAGGCCGTGCAGGCACAGGCCGATGGTCACGGCCAGGACGATAACCACCGGGTTGCGGGTGTCGAACATCGGGAAGGCGAAGAACGGCCAGCTCGCGCCGGTGATGGCACCGACAAGGTAGACCGGCTTGCGTCCCCAGCTGTCCACGAGCCGGCCGAACTGCGGGATGATCAGGAAGTGCACGAGGTGCGCGATCAGCAGGGCCAGCAGGAGCGAGGAGGTGTCGTACTTGTCCACCGTCTTGAGGTAGACAATCGAGAAGCTGACCACGAGGTAATACATGATGTTTTCCGCGAACCGCAGGCCCATGGACTGCAGGATGCCCTTGGGGTACTTGCGGATGACCTCGCGGACGCCGTAGCTTATGGCCTGCTCCTTCTCCATCTGCGCCTTGGCTGCCAGGAAGATCGGCGATTCGGAGACGTGGGTGCGGATGTAGTAGCCGACGAAAACGATCACGGCTGAGAGCCAGAAGGCCACCCGCCAGCCCCAGGCGAGGAATTCGGCGCTGCTCAGCACGTTGGACATGATGAACAGGACCAGGGTTGCCAGCAGGTTGCCCACCGGCACTGCGGCCTGGGGCCAGCTGGACCAGAAGCCGCGGGATTCGTTGGGGCTCTGCTCGGCCACGAGCAGTACGGCGCCGCCCCATTCGCCGCCCAGGGCGAAGCCCTGGATGAAGCGCAGGAGGACCAGCAGGGCCGGCGCAAGGTAGCCGAGGTCGGCGAACCCGGGCAGGCAGCCCATCAGGAAGGTGGAGACACCGATGATGACGATGGTGAGCTGCAGGGTGGGCTTGCGGCCCAGCCTGTCGCCGATCTGGCCGAAGACGATGCCACCGAGCGGGCGGGCCACGAAGCCGACGGCGTAGGTCAGGAAGGCCTGGATGATGCCGTCCAGCTCATTGCCGGTGGGAGGGAAGAAGTACTTGCCGAACACCAGGGTTGCGGCGGTGGCGTACAGGAAGAATTCGTACCATTCCACGACGGTGCCGACCATCGAAGCGGCGACGATTTTCTTGAGGCCGGAACCCTTGGGTGCGGGGGCGGCGGATGCAGAGCGCTGGTTTACGCTCATCTGGGTCTCCTTAGTGTCCACGGTGACACGTGCTGTGACGTACAGCACTTGAATTGGCTCCACTGAGTATTGCTGCACAGAGTTGGCGATTCAATGGCCAATGCGGCACCGCTTATGTGCAGAATTGCAGATATGAATGCACATCCCGATGATCTGCTGGTGCTGCTGGCGGTCTCCCGTTCGGCAAAATTCACGACGGCGGCCCAGGCCTTGGGCCTTAACCACACCACCGTTTCGCGGCGGATAGCGGCGTTGGAGAAGGCTTTGGGCGGGCGTGTGCTTTCCCGCGCCGCCGGCGGCTGGGAGCTCACCGGACTCGGCGAGGAAGCCGTCCGGGTGGCCGAGCAGGTGGAATCGGCCATCCGCACGCTCGAACAGCCCGGCCGGACCCCGGACCCGATCACCGGCGTCGTCCGGATGACCGCCACGGACGGCTTCAGCGCCTACATCGCCGCCCCCGCCGTGGCCCGGCTGCGCCGCGACCACCCCGGGCTCAGCGTCGAGATCGTCACGGTCACCCGGCGGGCCCTGCAGCAGCGCTCCGGCCTGGACATCGAGGTGGTGGTCGGCGAACCCCAGGTGCACCGCGCCGAAGCAGCCCGGCTCGGCGAGTACATGCTCGGCATGTACGCCTCGCGGGACTATCTGGCCGAGTACGGGATGCCCGCCACGCTGGAGGAACTGACGGCGCATCCGCTCGTGTACTTTGTGGATTCAATGCTCCAGGTAGATGACCTGGATGCCCCGCGCCGGCTGGTTCCGGCCATGCGGGACGGGCTGACCTCCACCAACGTCTTCGTCCATGTGGAGGCGACACGGGCCGGTGCCGGGATCGGGTTCCTGCCGTGCTTTGCGGCGGACCTGCATCCGGATCTGGTCAGGCTGTTGCCGGAAGAGTTCGCGGAACTGCTCCCCTACTGGATGGTGCTCCGGCCCGATTCGATGCGCCGGCCGGCGGTGGCCGCCGTCGTGCAGGCACTGCGGGAACAGACCACAGCCCACCGCGATGCCCTGCTGGGCCGGCCCGCGGGGTCATCGGTTGCACCGTAACCGCCGTTTTCAGGCGCCATGGGGGCCGTTACGGAGCACTCGATGGGGGTTGCGGGTCGTGCCGGACCGGGGCGCCGGCCGCGAAGGCCCTGACCTTCGCGTCGTTCCAGATGTGTGCGGGCACCGCCCCGCCCAGCAGGCGCCGCGCGAGGCCGGGGTCGTCGTCGAACGGCTGGTCGCTGCCGGCCATGATCATGTTGCCGTAGCGGCGGCCCTTGAGCATGGCCGGGTCCGCGATGATCACCGTGTGCTCGAAGCTGTCCGCGATGGTGGCGGCGTCCTCGCGGGCGTTCCTCAGGTCCGGGGCGTCGCCGGAGTTGACCACGTAGATCCCGCCGGGAGCCAGGACCTGCTTGGCATGCCCGTTGAATTCCTTGGTGGTGAGCGCCCGGGGCGTCAAGGATCCGGCGAAGACGTCACGGATGATCAGGTCACGGGTGTGCGGAGTGAGGCCCTCGGTGACTTCGCGGGCCTCGCCCACGCGCAGGCGCAGCAGGGGGGCCTTGGGCAGGTCGAACCAGCCGCGGACGTATTCGGCGAGCTTTCCGTCCAGTTCCACGACCACCTGGCGGGCGTCGGGGTAGGCGGCATGGAAGTAGCGGGCCAGTGAGCATGCTCCCCCGCCCAGGTGCAGGGCGCGCAGTTTCGGCCTTGATTCGCGGGGCCAGCGCGATTCCACCAGCGCGGCGATCCAGCGCATGTATTCGAAGTCGAGGAACAGCGGATCGGCGAGGTCGATGTGGGAACTCATGACGCCGTTGATGCGCAGGAGCCAGCCATTCGAATTGTCCTGGTCCGGGATCAGCTCGCAGTCGCCGGTGTCGATGTAGTAGACGCCCTCAACCGGGCCGTCCGGGCGTGCACCCTTGGGCAGGTCCACCACTCCGGCCGTCGAATTTCCGCTGTTCCGGCCGGCAGCCTTGCCCCGCTTCGCCATCAGCCGTGCACCGTTTTCTTCATGTTTCAACCCTAGTTCACCGCCCGCGTGCCGCCTGCGCGCCGCCTGTCGGGAGCGGCCCGGCCTGGCCCGGTGCAGCACGGGGCGGGGCCCGTGCTCCGAGAAAATAAAAAGGGAAGGGTACTTACCATCTGATAGTAATCATGCTTAGTATTTAAGCCCCAGTATTGCCGGCTTGTGATCAGCAGCCGATCTTCTTGGAAAGAGAGCGACGATGACAGAGAACCCATGGCCCCAGAACGGGAGCTACGGCACCCCTACGGCTACGCAGCAGGCACCCCTCCGCCAGGACCCGACGTTTCCACCCGTCGCAGACGGCGAAATCTACAGCGCGACACCGGATGGCGTCCCGACAGCCCCGTCCCCGTCCCCGGGGCCGGCCCCCGGCGCGCCCACGGCCGACACCGCCAAGGACGAGGCTACGAAGGTCTCCCGACAGGCCGCGGATTCAGCCCGGAACGTGGCTGAAACGGCCAAGTCCGAGGCCGCCAATGTTGCCGCCGAGGTCAAGGCCAACGCCCGGGACCTGCTCAATCAGGCCAAATCCGACCTAACTGAACAGGCCGGTACGCAGCAGCAAAAGGTCACAGAAGGGCTGCGCTCAATCTCGACCGAACTCCGCTCCATGGCCGCGGCCTCCGACCAGCCCGGTGTCGCCACCGACCTCGTCCGACAGGCCGCCGAAAGGTCTTCCGCCGTGGCAACATGGCTCGACGGCCGGGATCCCGGTTCACTGCTGAACGAAGTGAAGTCCTTTGCCCGGCAAAAGCCCGGCACCTTCCTCCTGCTGGCCGCCGGAGCAGGCATCCTGGCAGGCCGGCTCAGCCGTAGCCTCGCCGCCGGAGCCCCGGAGTCGACCGGCCCAGCGGCTACGGCACCGGTAACGGGCGCCCCGGCGTACGGCGCCCATGCCGCCGCCGTACCGGTCGCCCGGGTGCCCGACACCGGAATGGCGGTCCCGCCGCCGCCCGTGCAGCTGCCCGGCCCTGATGCCACGACGGCTGGTCTCGCCGATCCGCTGGGAGACGAACTCTTTGGTGGTGAACGGCGATGACCAGCGAGATGCCCCCGACTGCTGTCCAGGCCAAGGCCGAGACGTTGTCCCTCGGTGAACTACTTGGCGACGTTACTCGGGACATGTCCACCCTGATGCGGCAGGAAGTCGAACTGGCCAAGGTCGAGCTCAAGCAGTCGGCCACCCGGGCAGGCAAGGGCAGCGGAATGCTCGCCGGTGCGGGCGTCGCTGGCCACTTCGTGTTCCTGTTCCTTTCCCTCGCCCTGTGGTGGGCGCTGGGATACGTGATGGGGCTCGGCTGGTCCGGCGTCATCGTCGCCGTTCTCTGGGGTATCGCCGCCGCGGTCCTGGCCAGCATGGGCCGGAAGGAGCTCAACGCCATCAAGGGCATGCCGCAGACCGCGGAGACCCTGCAGGAAATTCCACCCACGCTCAAACCCACCCCCTAGCTCCAGCGAGGAACACCATGAGTGAAAACCCGGATGCCATCCGAGCCGATATCGAAGCAACCCGCGCGCGGCTCGGCACCAATGTCGACGCCGTGGCGGACAAGGTCACGCCGTCGCACATTGTTCAGCGGCAGACAGACAAGGTCAAGGAAACAGTCAAGGACACCGTGTTCGGTGCGAAGGACAAAGTCATGGGAACAGCCGGCGATGCAGCCGGCGGCGCACCCCGGCGGCTGGCCACCAAGACGCAGGGCAACCCGCTCGCGGCCGGGCTGATCGCCTTCGGTGCCGGTCTGCTGTTCTCCTCGCTGATCCCTGCCAGTGAGAAGGAACGCGAAACGGCGGACGCCCTCAAGTCGGCCGCCGAACCGCTCACCACGGAGCTGGCCGAGGCCGGGAAGAACGTGGCCGAGGGACTTCGCGGGCCTGCCCAGGAGTCCATGGAGAATATCAAGGCGAGCGCCGCCGAGGCCACCGAGACCATCAAGACAGAGGGTCAGTACGCCGTCGGGGACGTCAAGGAAACGGCGGCATCAGCCGCTGACAACATCAAGCAGGCCTAGGCCCTCCGGAACCCTGCCGGCCGCCCCGCTTCCGGGCGGGGCGGCCGGCCGCTGCGCTTAACCCCACGAAGGAAGACTTCCATGGCCAAGAACCTCGCCAGGGCAGAAAATGACACCATGACCGACGCCGAAACGGACCAGAGCAGCACCGCCAAGGCCCGCACGGCGCCCGCGCCGGACGATTCCCGCAAGCCGGTCAATCCCACCGACGTCACGAAACCTTCCTGGAAGTACATCGCCAGGAAGACCCTCCGCGAGTTCAGCAGGGACCAGTGCCCGGACCTCGCCGCCGCCCTGACCTACTATTCGGTCCTCTCCCTCTTCCCCGCGCTCCTGGCGCTCGTCTCGCTCCTGGGGGTGTTCGGGCAGGCCGGGAAGACGACGGCGGCACTTCTGGAGATCGTCCAGGGCATCGCCCCGGCTTCCACGGTCGACATCATCCGGCAGCCCATCGACGAACTGACCAGCTCGCCGGCCGCCGGTTTCACCCTGGTGATCGGCGTCCTGACCGCACTGTGGTCCGCCTCCGGGTACGTCGGAGCCTTCGCCCGGGCCATGAACCGGGTCTACGAAGTCGACGAGGGCCGGCCCTTCATCAGGCTCAGGGGCACGATGCTCGGCGTCACCATCGCCACCGTGGCGATCGTTGCCGTGCTCGCCGCCATGCTGGTGCTCAGCGGGCCGGTGGCCGAAGCGGTGGGCAACGCCGTCGGGCTCGGTGGCGCCTTCCTCACGGCATGGAACATCCTGAAGTGGCCGGTGATGGTGCTGCTCGTCGTGGTGGCCATCGCGATCCTGTACTACGCCACCCCCAATGTGAAGCAGCCCAGGTTCCGCTGGCTGAGCATGGGCTCATTCATCGCCGTCGTGGTCTTCGTCCTGGCGTCTCTCGGCTTCGCGTTCTACGTCGCCAACTTCGGCAGCTACAACAAGACCTACGGCGCGATCGGCGGCGTGATCGTGATGCTGCTGTGGCTCTGGATCCTGAACCTGTCGCTGCTGTTCGGCGCGGAGTTCGACGCCGAAACGGAACGCGGACGGCAACTGCAGGCAGGAATCGAGGCGGAGCAGACAATCCAGCTGCCGCCGCGGGACACCAAACAGAGCGACAAACTGCAGTCGCGCCAGGAAGAGGACATCCGGCGCGGGCGCGAACTGCGGGAGCAGCACGGCGGCAAGCGGGATACCGGCGCTGGATAGCCGCGCCCCGCGGGACCAAAGCCCCTAGCCCCGCCCGGATCTTCCGGTCTCTACTGGAAGCAGGGAGCGCTGGGGCGTGGTACGGCCATCGAGCCGGAAGGAAGCATTTTGGCACCCGCAGCAGGGCATGAGCGCACCGCCGTCGCGGTGGGCTATGACGGATCGGAGGCCGCGCAGCTGGCTGTGCGGTGGGCCGCCGGGTACGCCGCTGCCGGGAAGTCCCGCCTCCGGGTGATCCATGCCTGGGTCTGGCCTCTGTTCACCAGGAACCTGGGCCCCGTCAAGGGTATCGCGGGAAGCGGGCTGCGGCACTCGGCCGAGGCGATCCTGGCCGAGGGTGTCGAACTGGCCCGAAGTATCGCCGATGCCTCCGCCGACGTCGAGGGCGTTATGGAAGCCGGCCTCCCGGCCCCGGTGCTGCGCGCCGCGGCCGCCGATGCGCGGGTGCTGGTGGTGGGCAGCCGTGGGATCGGCGGCGTCCTGGGCCAGCTGGCGGGCTCCGTCTGCCTGGAGCTGGCAGGCTCCTCCCCCTGCCCGCTGATGGTCATCTGGCGTCCCCGCACCCCTGGCCGGCCCGTCGTGGCGGGGGTCGACGCGTCGGCCCGGGGCCCGGCCACACTGGCCGGCGCCGTCCGGCTGGCGGAGGCGCTCGGCACCTCGCTCCAGCTCGTCCATGTCGGCCAGGCGGACGCCGGAAACCGGGAGGAACATGGCCGCCATTCCCCCCTCCACGGCCAGGAACTGCTGGACCATGCGCTGGAGGCGGCCCGGAAGCTGGCGCCCGGGCTGACGGTGTCCGGGTCCTTGAAGGACAGCCATTCCGTGGCCAGGGAGCTGCTCGCGGCGGCATCCGGGGCGGATGCGCTGGTGCTTGGAACCCATAACCGCGAGGGCGGCCCCGGCAACACCGTCTCCGCTGTGCTGCACAAGGCACGTTGCAACGTACTGATTACCCGCTGAACCCGCCGCTGCCCCTGGAGGGTTGCGGAGGTTCACGATGAAGCGCAAGACAAACAGTGCAAGACAAGGGAGGCCGCCATGCGAGCCTGGCGGGTTGGACATCCGGGACCCATAAGCGGAGGCCCCCTGGTGGCCGCGGAGTGCCCTGAGCCCCGGCCACGACGGGGCGAAGTGCTGCTCAAGGTCCGGGTCTGCGGGGTGTGCCGGACGGACCTGCACCTGGCTGAAGGCGACCTCAAACCGCGTCACCCCGGCATCATCCCGGGCCATGAGGTAGTCGGTGAAGTTATCGAATCCGGCCCGGAGGCCACCAGGTTCCGCCCCGGCGAACGAGTGGGCGCCGCATGGCTGGGCGGCACCTGCGGTTCCTGCCGCTTCTGCCTGCGAGGCCAGGAAAATCTGTGCCTGGCCCCCACGTTCACCGGCTGGGACCGCGACGGCGGCTATGCGGAACTGGTCACCGTCGCCGAGAAATTCGCCTACCGGATTCCTGAGGTTTTCACCGACGACGAGGCCGCGCCCCTGCTGTGTGCGGGCATCATCGGCTACCGTGCCTTGAGCCGGGCGGAACTGCCGATCGGCGGCCGGCTGGGCATCTACGGCTTCGGGGGTTCCGCTCACCTCGCCGCCCAGATCGCCCTCTACCGTGGCGCCAGGGTGTACGTCATGACCCGGTCCGAAGAAGCCCGCCGCCTCGCCCTCGAGCTGGGGGCGACCTTCGCCGGACGGGCCGACGAACCGCCGCCGGATCCGCTGGACGCCGCCATCCTCTTCGCACCCGTAGGCTCGCTGGTGCCCGTGGCGCTGCGCGCCCTGGACCGCGGCGGAACCCTTGCCGTTGCCGGCATCTACCTCAGCGACATTCCGCCCCTGCACTACTCCTCCGAGCTCTTCCAGGAACGCCAGCTCCGCAGCGTCACGGCCAACACCCGGGCCGACGGCGAGGAGTTCTTCCGGATTGCCGCGGAAATCCCGATCCGTCCCACCACCGTGGCTTACCCTTTCCCGGCCGCGGACAAGGCGCTGCGGGACCTGGCCGAAGACCGGATCACCGGCGCCGCCGTCCTGCATCTGGACGGGACGCGGTGAAGTAGCTGGCAGTTGTGGCCTCCGGGGGCGCTGGAAACGGCCAGTACTGCGGGTCAGTTGGGCCGGCCGTCCGCGCGCAGGAATTCATGCTCCTGGCCGGCGCGGAGCAGCACCCGCTGGGTACCCACCCGGACCAGCACCGGGGCGGCGTCGCCCGGGGCCGCAGAGACCCGCAGCCGGTCCGTCTCGAGGCGGACGGCCAGCAGCTGGTCGCGGTAGCGGACCTGGAATTCGACCCGGCTGAGCTCCGCCGGCAGCCTGGGGGTGAAGTCCAGGGCGTCACGGGTGATGCGCAATCCGGCGAAGCTGCGCTGGACGACGTCTATGGAGCCGGCCATGGCGCCCAGGTGGATGCCCGCGCTCGTGGTTCCGCCCTGGGTGTCGTCCAGGTCCGCGTCGAGGGCCTCCCGGAAGGTGGCCCACGCCCGTTCAGGATCCCGCTGCGCCAGCACGGAGGCGTGGGCGACCCGGCTCAGCGTTGACCCGTGTGCCGTCCGGGCGAGATAGAAGTCCACCGTGGCTCCGATCTGCGCGGGCGTCACGGCGTACCCCATCCGGCCCAGGAATCCGAGGAGCTGGTCCTCGCCCAGGACGTAGAGCAGCATGAGGACATCGGCCTGTTTGGCCAGCCGGTAGTGGTTGGTGCTGTCGCCCTCGGCCTCCAGGATCAGGTCCAGCCGTTCGATGTTCCGGTAGCTGCGGCGGTAGTGGTTCCAGTCCAGTTCCCGGAGCGCGCTGTAGCCGTCGAACTGGCTGATGATCCCGTCGTCGTGGAACGGCACGAACATGCGGCGGCTCAGTTGCGCCCAGTGCGCAATCTCGGCGGCGGTGATGCCCAGGCGGGCCCGCAGCTCCTCCATGTCGAAGCCCCGCACGGAGTGCATGATCCAGACCGCCTGGTCGAACACCCAGGCGGCCATGACGTTGGTATAGGCGTTGTCGTTGAGGCCGCCGCCTGGGTTGCCCGGGTGGCCTGTGTGGTATTCGTCCGGGCCCATAACGCCTTTGATATGGAAGCGGTCCTCCTTGGCGTCGTAGTCCGCCATGGACGCGAACAGCCTGGCGACGTCGACGACGATTTCGGCGCCGTGCCGGGTCAGCCAGCCGCGGTCCTGCGTCGCCTCGAAGTACTGCCAGGCATTGAAGGCGACGGCCAGCCCGACGTGCCGCTGGCGGTGGGAATAGTCCGGCATCCAGTGCCCGGACAGTTTGTTGAACAGCAGCTTCGGCGTCTGCTCCGTGCCGTCGCTGCCGCTCTGCCAGGGAAAGAGCGCCCCCTGGAGGCCCGCGGCCCTGGCCGCGTCACGAGCGGTGCCGAGCCGCCGCCACCGGTAGTCGATCAGTTCCCGGGCCACCGAGGGCAGGCGGGAGTTCAGCACAGGCAGGACGAAGAGCTCGTCCCAGAAGATGTGCCCGCGGTAGCCCTCGCCGTGCAGGCCGCGGGCCGGTACCCCGGCATCGAGTTCGGCCGTGTGGGTCGTGACGGTCTGCAGCAGATGGAAAACGTGCAGGTTCAGGATCAGCCGCGCCGGTGAGGGGGCATCGGACTCGATGATGAACGGCTCCAGCAGGAGGCTCCAGGCCGCCTCGTGTTCCGCGAGCAGGACCTCGAAGTCATGTGGGGCGCGGGCCAGCACGGCCTGGGCGGCCGTCCGGGGCGAGGAGATGGCATGGTCCCGGGAGCTCGCGATGGCGACGGTCTTGGTCGCCGTCACCGGTACCCCGTCCCTGAAGTCGACGTCGAAGCGGTGGGCGTGCAGCCCGCCCAGCTGCTCGGGAACACCTGCGGCGGGGGCGCCGGAGACTCCCGGGATGTCGGAGACTTCCGAGACTTCGGTCCGAAGAGCGAGGGCGATGCCGATCCGGCTCGTGCTCGTCCGGACGTCCACCGTCAGCCGTCCGATGCCGGGTCCGCCGTCGGACGCCGAAACCGCCACGTCTGTCAGGTGCCGGTGGGCCAGCTGCGCGTCCTCGGGCACGTTCGAGTTGGTCACGTCCGTGTCGCAGCCGCTGCGGATGCTGCCGCGGCCGCTCCAGCCCACGGCGGTGAGCGTCGTTTCCAGCGCGGCCAGGTGCGGTTCAGCCATCGACACGAGCCGGCGCTGGAGCAGCTGGAGCTGCCGCCCGGCGTCGTCCTCCAACAGCGCTTCGCGGCTCAGCACGGCACGCTTGAGGTCCAGCGTGCGGCGTTCGCCGCGGAGCTTCAGGCCGCCCTCGGACCACCAGCCAGCGCCCTCGATCCGGACATCCAGCGGCAGCCAGTCCGGGATGTTGACCATATGCTCGTCCACCGTTTCCTGGCCCTGGACGACGCTGTGCAGGCTGTTGTAGATCCCTGCGAGGTAGGTCCCGGGATAGTGCACCTCGCCGGCGCGGTGTTCGGGAGCGGCTCCCCGGGTGGCCAGGTAGCCGTTGCCCAGGGTGGTCAGTGCCTCCCGGTGCCCCTCGTGCGCCGGATCGAAACCCTCGTAGACCAGCAGCCAGGGGTGGGTGATGACCAGCCCGATGTCCAGTTCGCTGATGTCTTCCACCACGACGTCGGCGCCCGCGGCTTCCAGCGCCGAGCGCCGGCCGGTCCGGTCGACGCCGACCACGAGCCCGAAGCCGCCGCGCCGGCCGGCCTCCACGCCGGAGACCGCCTGCCCGATCACCATCGCCCGCGACGGCGCGATCTCCAGCCTGCGCACCGCCTCGAGGGCCAGGGCCGGGGCGGGCTGTCCCGCGACGCCACGGTCCAGGGCGGTCCGGCCGTCAATGATGTGGTCGAAGGCGCCCTCAAGGCCCGCGGCTGCCACGATCGCTCCCGCGTTCCGGCTGGAGGTGGCCAGGACGACGGGGATCCGGCCCGCCTTGAGCCGCTCCAGCAGGGCCACGGTGCCAGGGAACACCCGGACTGGCCTGGCGCCGAGCAACTGTTCGAACCCCTCGTTCTGGCGCTCCGCGAGCCCGAACGCCGTCCATTCCCCCGGGCCGTCCGCCGGCGAGCCCTGCGGGATCGAGGCTCCACGGGAGGCCAGAAACGTTGCCACCCCGTCCTCCCCGGTCCGCCCCTCGATGTAACCGGAAAAGTCGCCGTCCGAGAAGGGATCCCGCCTGGTCTCCGGGGGAAGCCGCGGGTCCTGCAGCACGGTGTCGAAGAGTTGTTGCCACGCGGCCGAGCGGAGCTCGGCGGTGTCCGTCACAACCCCGTCAAGGTCAAAGATCACGGCATCGACTGGTGCCAGCGCGGCGGCAACTGTGGGCGACTCCGTCATGGCTAAGTGGTATCAGTGATCCGGGCAGGGCGAAAGTGGCCATCGGCCCTGAGTGGCTGCTAGCGCAGCAGTTGGTCCAGCGTGGTGAAGCCGTAGCCGGCCTGGCGGATCCGGGTGATGACCTGGAGCAGGGCGTCGGCGTCCAGGGTGGTCCCGTCGTCAGGGTTGGAGCCGATGTGCATCAGGACGATCTCGCCGGGCTGCAGCCCGGCGAGCACGCGGTCCGCCACTATCTGGGCCGTTACCCCTCCGCTGGTTCCCTTCCAGCCGAGGGTGTCCACGGTCCAGCGGACCGGGACGTAGCCCAGCGCATTGACCGTGGCGATGGTCCGGGCATCGCGTTCGCCGAAGGGAAAGCGGAACAGCGGGCGGGGATCGGCGCCGGCGGCCTGGATGGTCTGCTGGGCGCCCAGGACCTGCTCCCGGATGGCGGCGTCCGGGAGGCCGGTGAAGCCCGGATGAGTCATCGAGTGGTTGCCTGTCCGGTGGCCGCCGTCCACGATCGATGCCACTCCGGCCGGGTTCGCGGCCGCCCAGCTGCCGGTCAGGAAGAACGTGCCGCGGACTCCGGCGCCTGACAGGGTCTGCAGGATGCTGGGGAGCCCGGCGGCGTTGGCTCCGGCGTCGAAGGTCAGGGCAACCACCGGCCCCGCGCCCGGGATGACCTCGATGTCGCGGCTGGCGAGCGCGGC from Arthrobacter sp. PAMC25564 encodes:
- a CDS encoding polysaccharide deacetylase family protein, with translation MPPEAPAPEPAAPFPAALASRDIEVIPGAGPVVALTFDAGANAAGLPSILQTLSGAGVRGTFFLTGSWAAANPAGVASIVDGGHRTGNHSMTHPGFTGLPDAAIREQVLGAQQTIQAAGADPRPLFRFPFGERDARTIATVNALGYVPVRWTVDTLGWKGTSGGVTAQIVADRVLAGLQPGEIVLMHIGSNPDDGTTLDADALLQVITRIRQAGYGFTTLDQLLR